The genomic window CAGAAGCAACTTTAATGATATAGCCATACTGCACCAAAAACTTGGAGAACTGGAAGCGTACGCTCATTCGGCGATGGTGGTGGAGGCAAATTATTCTGATTTTTTAAATCCGAAAAAACTGACGGTTTATACTCCGACCTATGCGGCTAAAGTTCTGGCAGAGCTTTCTGCACTGCACCCGGGCACCAAGATAGTCTTTGCGGGCAACAGGAAGCTGGCGAATGAATGGACCTTGAGATTTTTTCAAGCTATTGAATCCCATGAAAGGGACGCCCTGCCGGACAGGGTTGCCGAAATAGCTGAAGAATACGGCGGACCATCGCCGGACTTTAAGGGTGGCATTTATTATGATATTAGAGAATACATCCTGGATGAATCTAGAAATGAATTTATTTCAGCGGAACTTAAAGATAAATTTCCGGATGCCCCCGAAAGCACCGTTAAAAGGGTGCTGCAGGACCTTAAAAAAGAAGGATTGATTACTTCAATGGGCAGGGGCAGGAAAAGCCGCTGGATAAAAGTTTAGGTATTACCGTTCCCCTTCGGCCTTGGTCCAAAATATTGGTAGTAATAGCATTTTATCATGCCGTTATAGAGCTTGCGGTTTTTATCTGCCTTCCTGCCGAAGACCCTTTCAAAGCCTTCATGAGATGTAAGGATATAGTAGGACCAGGTATCGAGCTTTTTAAATATATGTCCCATATCCCTGTAAAGTTTTTCAACTTCTTTTAATTCTCCCAGTCTTTCCCCGTACGGTGGATTGCATACTATACATCCATAGTCGCCCCGAGGAATTATGTTTCTCACATCTTTTTTTTCAAAAGTAATGTATTGATCTACACCGGCCTTTCGTGCATTATCCCTGGAAAGTTTGACTGCCTTTTCATCTATGTCTGAACCGTAGATCTGAAGCTTTACATCCTTTACTGCAGATTCATGGGCTTCTTTTCTGACATCCCACCAGAGCTTTTTTGGTATGTTGGGCCATTTTTCAGCGGTAAACTCCCGCTCAATGCCCGGAGCTATATTGGCACCTATAAGTGCTGCTTCGATGGGTATGGTGCCGGAACCGCAGAAGGGATCGAGAAGGGGCCTGTCGTATGTCCAGCCGGATAGCTGCACCATGGCGGATGCAAGAGTTTCCCTTAACGGAGCTTCGTTGGAAAGGGCCCGGTATCCCCTTTTGTGCAGTCCTTCTCCGCTGGTGTCTATCATCAGCGTGACCCTATCCTTCATGAGAGAAAACTGAATGCGGTAAAGGGGGCCTTTTTCCTCAAACCAATTCTTTTTGTATTTTTTCTTTAGTTTTTCCACAACAGCCTTTTTCACTATGGCCTGACAATCGGGTATGCTGAAAAGCTTTGATTTCAGTGAATGACCCTTTACTGGGAATGCCGCATCTCCGGGCAACCATTCATCCCAGGGCAATGCTTTAGTGCCTTCAAAGAGTTCATCAAAAGTTGTGGCATTGAACTCACCGACTTTCACTAAAATCCGCTCGGCGGTCCGAAGCCACAGGTTCGCCCGGCATATGGCAGTCTCATCGCCTTTAAAGGTTACCCTGCCGTCTTCCACAAAAGTGTCTGTATATCCCAACCTTTTTATCTCCCGGGTTGTTATAGCTTCTATTCCAAAAAGTGTTGGCGCTACCAATTCTATTTCTGTCATAATCCATCTCCGGTTTTTAAGATTGCTGGGGATGCAAAAACTTTCCGTTATTAGATTATACCAGGTTTTTTTGATTTAATCTAATGTTTATCGTTTAAACCCCACGACTTTCTTTATTATAAAGGGAAATATATTTTGCAGGTGGGCTGGCAGTTTTGAAGGATGTGAGGCAGAAAAATAAATTTTATGAAGGATATAATATTATTGATGTTGAAATATACTTTTAATAGGGTTTTTATGCAAAGGCCCGCATTTAAGTGTGGTACCTACGGATTGGTTGGAGTACTGAGGGTAAGGAGCGCGTTATGGATAAGTATGCGAGAATAGCAACTCTGGAAAATGAGATTGAAGCGGTGCTTCTGGATTCCATATTGACCGAGCGGAATATTCCACATGTGATAAGATCTTATCATGATATTGTTTACAACGGCATATATCAGACGGTAAGAGGATGGGGTTATGTGGGTTCTCTGGAATCCTACCGGCAAGAAATAATGGATATATTGATGAATATCAGAAAAAGTCCGTCAGGAGATATCTGATTTTATTCTATTTCTTCCGCTGTTTTTCGCCTGGTAAAGGAAGTTATCCACTTTTTTTAAAAGCTCGATTAATTTTTCATTGTTGTATTGATAGACACCACCGCTGACGGTTATTTTCATATCCTGACCCGCCCAGGTTATATTTGAAATATCCTGCCTTATTCTTTCGGCTACAACAAATGCTTGCTCTTTATGAGTTTCGGGCAAAATCACCATGAATTCCTCACCGCCCAGACGACCGAATATATCCGTTTCTCTAATGTTGTTCTTTATGGTCCTGCATACTTTTTTCAAAACCTTGTCACCTGCAACGTGTCCAAAAGTATCGTTGATTGCTTTGAAATGGTCTATATCCAGGAGAATAACAGAAAATGTTTGGCCATATTTCTCAGCTATTTTCTTAGCGAATTCAGACATTTTAAAAGATACCTCCGGTTATATGCACCGGTCAGGCTGTCGGTGACAGAGATTTCCCTGAGCTTAAGGTTCAGCTGTTCTGTTTTTTGTTTTGCTTCTTTCAGCTCTTCGTTGTTTTTTTCGAGAAGGTAATTTTTTTGTTCTATTTCTTTTCTCTGTTTTTCCACTTCGTTCAGATATAATATGACCCGCTCATGTTCCATGTTGTAGTTGTTTATTATCGCTGCCATAATCACTGCATTGAAAATGACGGCAATAATAAATCCGAAAAATACATCTAAGTATCTGGATAAGATTGAATCATATCCATGAACAAACCAGGGAAATTTGTATTCAAATATAAAAGAGCCATGATGGTTCCTAAAAACAGAATAATGGCCAGCACTCTTTTAAAACCTTTTAGTAAAACAGCAATAAATGCGGAATATACTATCAGATAATATGGGATGCTTCCGAAGGTCCCGCCGTTGATTACCCACATTGCAGGAAAAAATATAAAAGTCAACATGATGAGAGCTAAATATACTGAAAGTGTGTACTTTTTTTTGTACATTGATAAATAATAAAGATAAATCGATATGATACCGCAACCAAAAGGGATAATTACCGTAAAGATCCCAAGATCTAATAGATAGTTTGTTATACTTGCCGAAAAAGACATGAAATACCTATGAGGGCAATGATATGGAAAAATCTGTATTGTAGCGGAAAATTGGAAGTGTTACCAACCAGTTTGGAAAAAACAATCCTCATGTGGTACTACCCCCTCTATTAGCCTTTTGGAACAATTTTATGTTATTATAACAAAATTTTGATTGCTGGTCCAAGACTTATTTTATGAACCGAATGTTGGATAAAAATTTTGAATTATGTTATACTGGTATTAAAAGACACAGTAAAGGGAAGGGTGATACTTACTATGAGAGTTTTAGTTACCGGTGCATCGGGGCTTCTGGGAGAGGCCATCTGCAATGCCGTCCAAAAAATCATGAAGTAAGGGCGCTAAAAGGCAAAGCCGACGGGGATATCACCGATGCCGGGGATATTATTGGGAAAATAGATGATTTTAATCCGGATGTGGTAGTTCATGCCGCTGCCATAAAGGACCCGGATACTGCTGAAAAGGACCCGAGGATGGCGTATCTTGTAAACTGTATCGGTGTCAGGAATGTAGCCCTGGCGGCCCAAAAAATCGGGGCAAAGATGCTGTACATATCCACCGAGTCGGTGTTTGACGGGGAAAAGAGGGCGCCATATTATGAATATGAAAAGCCCAACCCGGTAAATGTCTACGGACAGACAAAGCTCATGGGAGAGCAAATTACCATGAGCCTCATAAAAAATTATTTTATCGTGCGCCTGCCGCTTCTGTTTGGATATACCGGCAAGCCTCAGGATAATATCATTTTAAAAAAACGTGGGCAAAATTAAAAATGGAGAAAAAGTGGTGGCTGGGGCCGACCAGTACAGCCAGCCCACTTATGTGGACATGGTGGCCGATGTCATTGCGAAGCTGATTGACACCGAATATTATGGTATATACCATGTTTCAAATTCCGGTTCAGCTTCAAGATACGAATTCCACAAGGCAGTGCTTGAATATTTAGGCATGGATGACTCCAATTTGATCCCGGCCTCGGATGTGAACATGAACCGGCCCGCTGTGAGACAACGGTATGTGGCCATGCACAACCTTGCTCTTGAAGCCACCCTTGGCATCAAGCTGCCGCCATGGGAGGAAGCCCTCAGAATGTGCCTCGATAAAATGAAATCCATGAATCTGGTACCTTAAAACATCTTCCACTTGATAAACACAATTACCGTCACAAGTGATATTACAAAAGACGCAATCAAAATACCGGCAAATGCAAAGGGGGACTGCTGGAACGGGATGGGCACATTCATACCGTATAAACTGGCAATCAGGGTTGGAATGGATAAAACGATGGTTATGGAAGTGAGGAATTTCATCACTATATTTAAATTGTTGGAAATTACCGAGGCATAAGCATCCATGGTACCGCTCAGGATACTGGAATAAATCTCACTCATTTCTATAGCCTGCTTATTCTCAGTGATCACATCTTCCAGCAAGTCCTCATCCTCTTCGTACATCTTTATAAGGCCGCTGTTTTCCGGCACATGTAGCCCTTTTAAGAGGCGGGATTTTAATAATTTTTCCATGACTATCTCATTGGCC from Biomaibacter acetigenes includes these protein-coding regions:
- a CDS encoding THUMP domain-containing class I SAM-dependent RNA methyltransferase, with protein sequence MTEIELVAPTLFGIEAITTREIKRLGYTDTFVEDGRVTFKGDETAICRANLWLRTAERILVKVGEFNATTFDELFEGTKALPWDEWLPGDAAFPVKGHSLKSKLFSIPDCQAIVKKAVVEKLKKKYKKNWFEEKGPLYRIQFSLMKDRVTLMIDTSGEGLHKRGYRALSNEAPLRETLASAMVQLSGWTYDRPLLDPFCGSGTIPIEAALIGANIAPGIEREFTAEKWPNIPKKLWWDVRKEAHESAVKDVKLQIYGSDIDEKAVKLSRDNARKAGVDQYITFEKKDVRNIIPRGDYGCIVCNPPYGERLGELKEVEKLYRDMGHIFKKLDTWSYYILTSHEGFERVFGRKADKNRKLYNGMIKCYYYQYFGPRPKGNGNT
- a CDS encoding GGDEF domain-containing protein: MSEFAKKIAEKYGQTFSVILLDIDHFKAINDTFGHVAGDKVLKKVCRTIKNNIRETDIFGRLGGEEFMVILPETHKEQAFVVAERIRQDISNITWAGQDMKITVSGGVYQYNNEKLIELLKKVDNFLYQAKNSGRNRIKSDIS
- a CDS encoding SDR family oxidoreductase; this translates as MNRMLDKNFELCYTGIKRHSKGKGDTYYESFSYRCIGASGRGHLQCRPKNHEVRALKGKADGDITDAGDIIGKIDDFNPDVVVHAAAIKDPDTAEKDPRMAYLVNCIGVRNVALAAQKIGAKMLYISTESVFDGEKRAPYYEYEKPNPVNVYGQTKLMGEQITMSLIKNYFIVRLPLLFGYTGKPQDNIILKKRGQN
- a CDS encoding sugar nucleotide-binding protein, yielding MGKIKNGEKVVAGADQYSQPTYVDMVADVIAKLIDTEYYGIYHVSNSGSASRYEFHKAVLEYLGMDDSNLIPASDVNMNRPAVRQRYVAMHNLALEATLGIKLPPWEEALRMCLDKMKSMNLVP